In Vigna unguiculata cultivar IT97K-499-35 chromosome 3, ASM411807v1, whole genome shotgun sequence, a single genomic region encodes these proteins:
- the LOC114178102 gene encoding palmitoyl-acyl carrier protein thioesterase, chloroplastic, whose product MVATAATSSIFPVPSPSPESGGAGNKLVGGPANLGGLKSKPVTSGGLKAKAQAPSKINGSTVATSVESLKLEDDLPSPPPRTFINQLPDWSMLLAAITTIFLAAEKQWMMLDWKPRRPDMLIDPFGIGRIVQDGLVFRENFPIRSYEIGADRTASIETVMNHLQETALNHVKSAGLLGDGFGSTPEMCKKNLIWVVTRMQVVVDRYPTWGDIVQVDTWVSGSGKNGMRRDWVLRDCKTGEILTRASSVWVMMNKLTRRLSKIPEEVREEIGSYFVDSAPILEEDSRKLTKLDDNTADYIRTGLSPRWSDLDVNQHVNNVKYIGWILESAPQSILESHELSSMTLEYRRECGRDSVLDSLTAVSGANIGNLADSGHVECKHLLRLENGAEIVRGRTEWRPKPVNNFGFMNEVPAEST is encoded by the exons ATGGTGGCAACTGCAGCTACTTCATCAATTTTTCCTGTTCCTTCTCCCTCCCCGGAATCTGGGGGAGCAGGCAACAAGCTTGTTGGTGGGCCAGCGAACCTTGGAGGACTAAAATCCAAACCTGTGACTTCTGGTGGCTTGAAGGCAAAGGCACAAGCCCCGTCGAAAATTAATGGAAGCACAGTTGCTACTTCTGTAGAAAGCTTGAAGCTTGAAGATGATTTACCTTCACCTCCCCCTAGGACTTTTATCAATCAGTTACCTGATTGGAGCATGCTTCTTGCTGCCATCACGACAATTTTCTTAGCAGCTGAAAAGCAGTGGATGATGCTTGATTGGAAACCAAGGCGACCTGACATGCTTATTGACCCCTTTGGGATCGGAAGAATTGTTCAGGATGGTCTTGTCTTCCGTGAAAACTTTCCTATCAGATCGTATGAGATTGGTGCTGATCGAACAGCATCTATAGAAACAGTAATGAACCATTTGCAG GAAACTGCACTCAATCATGTTAAGAGTGCTGGCCTTCTTGGTGATGGATTTGGTTCTACTCCGGAAATGTGCAAAAAAAACTTGATATGGGTAGTCACTCGTATGCAGGTTGTGGTTGATCGCTATCCTACCTG GGGTGACATCGTTCAAGTAGACACGTGGGTTTCTGGATCTGGGAAGAATGGTATGCGTCGTGATTGGGTTTTACGTGACTGCAAAACTGGTGAAATCCTGACAAGAGCCTCCAG CGTTTGGGTCATGATGAATAAGCTGACGAGAAGGCTGTCTAAAATTCCAGAAGAAGTCAGAGAGGAGATAGGATCGTACTTTGTGGATTCTGCTCCAATTCTGGAAGAGGATAGCAGAAAACTGACTAAACTTGACGACAACACAGCAGATTATATTCGTACTGGTTTAAGT CCTAGATGGAGTGACCTTGATGTCAACCAACACGTCAACAACGTGAAGTATATTGGCTGGATTCTGGAG AGTGCTCCACAGTCAATCTTGGAGAGTCATGAGCTTTCTTCCATGACTTTAGAGTACAGAAGGGAATGTGGTAGGGACAGTGTGCTGGATTCCCTGACCGCTGTATCTGGTGCCAACATTGGCAATCTCGCTGATAGCGGACATGTTGAGTGCAAACACCTGCTTCGACTTGAAAATGGTGCTGAGATTGTGAGGGGTAGGACTGAGTGGAGGCCCAAACCTGTGAACAACTTTGGTTTTATGAATGAGGTTCCAGCAGAAAGCACTTAA